One Helianthus annuus cultivar XRQ/B chromosome 7, HanXRQr2.0-SUNRISE, whole genome shotgun sequence genomic region harbors:
- the LOC110885528 gene encoding calphotin-like, with protein MASSSDSGVSNTIGPMAITSDDEIATDPEVYTLDTMSTDEDDFQPFALLVFGDDLPLADGSPGEDLPLVPIAAPLSFAAVPLEEQPLDALPDGDIDLLIEGPPEGDQDGGAPMEDDVPLADIPAVDPVVPMLEIPTDDALVVPPVEAPIVEALPDPSVSYPLESASSASIHAQDVQHYSTDTNSDMAMSAAPVVFHDFDPEPEVEFIPVEPAPADPELGVAPEPVIAPDPIPVDAPVVAPPVTDAPVVAPLAAEVPVVAPIPNPMPMFNDLAPFATHIDPRYADTRNRWIEDDDYPQFVLPVTPPAAPISALVDVPLFHPHISDTHRTDLPATFL; from the coding sequence atggcatcTTCTTCTGACAGTGGAGTGTCCAACACGATCGGCCCTATGGCCATTACCTCGGATGACGAGATAGCcacggacccggaggtttatacCTTAGACACCATGAGCACCGATGAAGATGATTTTCAGCCTTTTGCCCTACTAGTCTTCGGAGACGACTTGCCCTTAGCTGATGGTTCACCGGGAGAGGATCTGCCCCTTGTCCCGATCGCTGCCCCTCTCTCATTTGCAGCAGTTCCTTTGGAGGAACAGCCTCTCGACGCATTACCCGATGGCGACATCGATCTACTCAtcgagggtcccccggagggagACCAGGATGGCGGGGCCCCGATGGAGGACGATGTTCCGCTTGCTGATATCCCGGCTGTTGACCCCGTTGTTCCTATGCTTGAGATTCCTACTGATGATGCCCTTGTTGTGCCACCTGTCGAGGCTCCTATTGTGGAGGCCTTACCTGATCCGTCCGTTTCCTACCCGCTTGAGTCAGCATCATCCGCCTCTATTCACGCCCAGGACGTGCAACACTACTCCACCGACACTAATTCAGACATGGCGATGTCTGCTGCACCCGTTGTTTTCCATGACTTTGACCCAGAGCCTGAGGTCGAGTTTATACCTGTTGAGCCTGCTCCAGCTGATCCAGAGCTTGGAGTTGCACCAGAGCCTGTTATCGCTCCCGACCCTATTCCTGTTGATGCACCAGTCGTTGCACCACCCGTCACTGATGCACCCGTCGTTGCACCACTAGCTGCTGAGGTCCCAGTTGTTGCACCTATACCCAACCCCATGCCGATGTTTAATGATCTTGCACCCTTCGCTACACATATTGATCCGAGATATGCCGACACCCGTAACAGGTGGATTGAGGATGATGACTATCCTCAGTTTGTTCTACCCGTCACCCCACCTGCCGCACCTATTTCTGCACTAGTCGATGTTCCACTTTTTCACCCACACATATCTGACACTCACCGCACCGACTTACCCGCTACTTTTCTTTAG